In Carcharodon carcharias isolate sCarCar2 chromosome 3, sCarCar2.pri, whole genome shotgun sequence, a single window of DNA contains:
- the rpl15 gene encoding 60S ribosomal protein L15, protein MGAYKYMQELWRKKQSDVMRFLLRVRCWQYRQLSALHRAPRPTRPDKARRLGYKAKQGYVIYRVRVRRGGRKRPVPKGATYGKPVHHGVNQLKFARSLQSVAEERAGRHCGGLRVLASYWVGEDATYKFFEIVLVDPFHKAIRRNPDTQWITKPVHKHREMRGLTSAGKKSRGLGKGHKYHLTIGGSRRAAWRRRNTLQLRRYR, encoded by the exons ATGGGAGCCTATAAGTACATGCAGGAGTTATGGAGGAAGAAGCAGTCGGACGTGATGCGATTCTTGCTGCGTGTCCGCTGCTGGCAGTACCGCCAGCTCTCGGCTTTGCACCGGGCTCCTCGACCTACCAGACCCGACAAGGCTCGCAGACTGGGTTACAAGGCCAAACAAG GTTATGTTATATATCGTGTGCGAGTTCGCCGTGGTGGCCGCAAACGCCCTGTTCCTAAGGGTGCGACTTACGGTAAACCAGTGCATCATGGTGTCAATCAGCTGAAGTTTGCACGAAGCCTTCAATCTGTTGCTGAG gAGCGAGCTGGTCGCCACTGTGGAGGACTGAGAGTACTTGCCTCGTACTGGGTGGGTGAAGATGCCACGTACAAGTTCTTCGAGATTGTTCTTGTCGACCCATTCCACAAAGCTATCCGCCGCAACCCTGACACCCAATGGATCACAAAGCCTGTGCACAAGCACAGGGAGATGCGTGGCCTAACATCTGCTGGCAAGAAGAGCCGTGGTTTGGGCAAGGGTCACAAATACCATCTTACTATTGGAGGCTCTCGTCGTGCTGCATGGAGAAGACGCAATACACTGCAGCTCCGTCGCTACCGTTAA